A window from Hymenobacter volaticus encodes these proteins:
- a CDS encoding aconitate hydratase, protein MAFDLEMIKAVYAGMGSRIEAARTAVGRPLTLTEKILYAHLYGGSVSQAYKRGVSYVDFAPDRVAMQDATAQMALLQFMQAGKAKVAVPSTVHCDHLIQAKVGADEDLAIANSENKEVYDFLASVSNKYGIGFWKPGAGIIHQVVLENYAFPGGLMIGTDSHTPNAGGLGMLAIGVGGADAVDVMAGMAWELKFPKIIGVKLTGKLSGWTAPKDVILKVAGILTVKGGTGAIVEYFGEGAENMSCTGKATICNMGAEIGATTSVFAYDESMANYLRGTSRAEIADLASGVAQHLRADDEVFANPSEYYDELIEINLSELEPHVNGPFTPDAAWPISQFAAAVREHGWPEKLEVGLIGSCTNSSYEDITRAASIASQAVSKGLTVNAEFTVTPGSELVRYTVERDGLLDTFAQMGGVVLANACGPCIGQWARHTDDPKRKNSIITSFNRNFAKRNDGNPNTHAFVASPEIVTAFAIAGDLTFNPLVDTLTTKNGQQVKLDAPHGLEMPPQGYAVEDAGYQAPAVDSSSVQVIVDPGSDRLELLDPFKPWEGTDLKGLRLLIKAQGKCTTDHISMAGPWLKYRGHLDNISNNMLIGATNAFNGEANSVKDALTSGTPYSPVPAVARNYKAQGIGSVVVGDENYGEGSSREHAAMEPRHLGVRAIIVKSFARIHETNLKKQGMLALTFANKADYDLVEEDDVVDILGLTSFQPGQPLQARLHHSDGDTDLITLNHTYNEGQIEWFKAGSALNLIRLKEAGAAQMSQK, encoded by the coding sequence ATGGCGTTTGACTTAGAAATGATCAAGGCGGTGTACGCTGGCATGGGCTCCCGCATCGAAGCTGCTCGTACTGCCGTTGGTCGTCCGCTTACCCTGACCGAAAAAATCCTGTACGCTCACCTGTACGGCGGCTCTGTTTCGCAGGCATATAAGCGTGGTGTTTCCTACGTCGATTTCGCCCCCGACCGTGTGGCCATGCAGGATGCTACCGCCCAAATGGCGCTGCTTCAGTTCATGCAGGCTGGCAAAGCCAAAGTTGCCGTCCCTAGCACCGTGCACTGCGACCACCTGATTCAGGCGAAAGTAGGAGCCGACGAGGATTTGGCCATTGCCAACTCCGAAAACAAAGAAGTATACGATTTCCTGGCTTCGGTCTCCAATAAATACGGCATCGGCTTCTGGAAGCCTGGTGCTGGTATCATTCACCAAGTGGTACTCGAAAACTACGCCTTCCCCGGCGGTTTGATGATCGGTACCGACTCGCACACTCCCAACGCGGGTGGCTTGGGCATGCTAGCCATCGGCGTAGGTGGCGCCGACGCCGTCGACGTGATGGCCGGTATGGCGTGGGAGCTGAAGTTTCCAAAGATTATCGGGGTGAAACTGACCGGTAAGCTGTCGGGCTGGACGGCTCCCAAAGACGTAATCTTGAAAGTAGCCGGTATCCTGACCGTAAAAGGCGGTACGGGCGCTATCGTGGAGTACTTCGGTGAGGGTGCCGAAAACATGTCGTGCACGGGTAAGGCGACCATCTGCAACATGGGTGCCGAAATTGGGGCTACTACGTCGGTGTTTGCATACGACGAAAGCATGGCCAACTACCTGCGTGGCACTAGCCGGGCCGAAATTGCCGACCTAGCTTCTGGTGTAGCACAGCACCTGCGTGCAGACGACGAGGTGTTTGCAAACCCTTCTGAGTATTACGACGAACTCATTGAAATCAACCTCTCCGAGCTGGAGCCGCACGTAAACGGTCCTTTCACGCCGGATGCCGCTTGGCCGATTTCACAGTTTGCTGCCGCTGTGCGTGAGCACGGCTGGCCCGAGAAGCTGGAAGTAGGGTTGATTGGCTCGTGCACCAACTCTTCGTACGAAGACATCACCCGCGCGGCTTCCATTGCCAGCCAAGCAGTAAGCAAGGGTCTAACCGTCAATGCAGAATTCACCGTAACGCCCGGCTCGGAGCTGGTGCGCTACACTGTGGAGCGCGACGGGTTGCTGGACACTTTCGCGCAGATGGGCGGCGTGGTATTGGCTAATGCTTGCGGTCCGTGCATCGGGCAGTGGGCGCGCCACACCGACGACCCCAAGCGCAAGAACTCCATCATCACGAGCTTCAACCGCAACTTCGCCAAGCGTAACGACGGCAACCCCAACACCCACGCTTTCGTGGCCTCGCCCGAAATCGTAACGGCCTTCGCCATTGCCGGCGACTTGACTTTCAACCCGCTCGTGGATACGCTGACCACCAAAAACGGCCAGCAAGTGAAACTTGACGCGCCGCACGGCCTGGAAATGCCGCCACAGGGTTACGCCGTAGAAGACGCCGGTTATCAGGCTCCTGCTGTAGACAGCTCTTCGGTGCAGGTTATCGTAGATCCAGGCTCCGACCGTTTGGAGTTGCTCGACCCCTTCAAGCCATGGGAAGGCACCGACCTGAAAGGGTTGCGCCTGCTCATCAAGGCCCAAGGCAAGTGCACCACCGACCACATTTCGATGGCCGGTCCGTGGTTGAAATACCGTGGCCACCTTGATAACATCTCTAACAACATGCTCATTGGGGCTACCAACGCCTTCAACGGCGAGGCAAACTCGGTGAAAGACGCCCTGACTTCGGGTACGCCTTACTCGCCGGTACCGGCGGTAGCGCGCAACTACAAAGCCCAAGGCATCGGCTCGGTGGTAGTGGGTGACGAGAACTACGGTGAAGGCTCCAGCCGTGAGCACGCCGCAATGGAACCACGCCACTTGGGTGTGCGCGCCATCATCGTGAAGAGCTTCGCGCGTATCCACGAAACCAACCTGAAAAAGCAGGGCATGCTGGCCCTCACCTTTGCCAACAAGGCCGATTACGACCTTGTAGAAGAGGACGATGTTGTTGACATCCTCGGCTTGACCAGTTTCCAACCTGGTCAGCCATTGCAAGCACGTCTGCACCACTCTGATGGCGACACCGACCTCATCACCCTCAACCACACCTACAATGAGGGCCAGATTGAATGGTTTAAAGCCGGCTCGGCTCTGAACCTAATTCGTCTGAAAGAGGCGGGTGCTGCCCAAATGTCGCAGAAATAG
- a CDS encoding DMT family transporter, translating into MSGSTKHPISLVGFVVTLVGAVLFSTKAIIVKLAFAGTHTDALTLLTLRMLFALPFYVVAAFAVSSRSGNVKLTGKEWVLVLALGVLGYYLSSLFDFIGLQYISAGLERLILFLYPTFAVFINAYFFKQKISGVQRVALLLTYVGIGLAYFGELAIDSSNPNFYFGSFMVFLCATTYAVYIVGSGRVIPRTGPTKFTAYAMLAATGGIFVHFAIMGETANFQAQNGLWLYGLLLAVVATVIPSFMLSYGLKSIGSNNVAIISGIGPVSTIIQAYFILGEKIVMEQIIGTALVIAGVILIGWKRKPTPVLEEVTA; encoded by the coding sequence ATGAGTGGTAGTACCAAACACCCCATTTCATTAGTTGGATTTGTCGTTACGCTTGTAGGCGCAGTTTTATTTTCTACAAAAGCAATTATTGTAAAACTAGCTTTTGCTGGTACGCACACCGATGCTCTGACGCTGCTGACGCTGCGGATGCTTTTTGCACTGCCGTTTTATGTGGTTGCTGCTTTTGCCGTGAGTAGCCGGAGCGGTAACGTAAAATTGACAGGGAAGGAGTGGGTGCTCGTTTTGGCTTTGGGTGTGCTAGGATATTACTTGAGCAGCTTGTTTGATTTTATAGGGCTGCAATACATTTCGGCGGGTCTTGAAAGATTGATTTTATTTCTATATCCAACGTTTGCCGTATTTATCAACGCTTATTTTTTCAAGCAAAAAATATCTGGTGTTCAGCGGGTGGCTTTGCTATTAACTTATGTGGGTATCGGGCTTGCGTATTTTGGAGAACTTGCCATTGATTCCAGCAACCCTAATTTCTATTTCGGGAGCTTTATGGTGTTTCTATGCGCAACTACTTATGCAGTGTACATAGTGGGTAGCGGCAGAGTAATTCCGCGCACGGGCCCCACTAAATTCACGGCCTATGCCATGCTTGCCGCTACGGGCGGAATATTCGTGCACTTCGCAATAATGGGTGAAACTGCCAATTTTCAAGCTCAGAATGGGCTTTGGCTGTATGGATTATTATTGGCGGTAGTTGCTACTGTTATTCCTTCGTTTATGCTGTCGTATGGCCTGAAAAGTATCGGTTCAAATAATGTAGCCATCATAAGTGGTATTGGCCCCGTGTCCACTATTATACAAGCGTATTTTATTCTAGGTGAGAAAATAGTTATGGAACAAATAATTGGGACTGCACTAGTTATTGCGGGCGTAATTTTAATTGGTTGGAAAAGAAAACCAACCCCGGTACTGGAAGAAGTTACGGCTTGA
- a CDS encoding TonB-dependent receptor plug domain-containing protein, whose product MKLGLWGAGVFLLRVTAGHAQTQPQASFTHPDTTRALPEVPVIYQADKLTPVTFLNVDGQALARKSVGQEPSFLLSETPAITAYSDAGSTQGYAYFRLRGIDQTRINTTLNGVPLNEPEDQGAYFSNLPDILNSVSALQIQRGVGTTQNGTASYGGSIQLFSPTLRDSARTTLGAGYGSYNSYRIFGEYASGLRNQKALYVRASELHSDGYKDRSANTSRSVFVSSGLFRDKTSWKFNLLAGHQQNQLAWLGVADSVLQRNRRANANGTAENDRFTQALVQLQNDWQLSATSLLSTSVYYSALRGNYDFDLNNFLGLPSTAELYKYAFQSGWAGAFSTYTRRTRHLTWTSGLHANTYQRQHTGTERALGRLYRNTGRKQELSAFSKLEVQLQQFTLFADAQFRATSFRYEGSVPLPIIDWQFFNPKVGASFASSPRTTFYYSLGRTSREPTRNDLFGATTTC is encoded by the coding sequence ATGAAATTAGGACTATGGGGGGCAGGGGTGTTCCTACTGCGCGTCACTGCTGGACACGCACAAACTCAACCTCAAGCTAGTTTTACCCACCCCGATACCACGCGTGCCTTACCTGAAGTGCCAGTAATCTATCAGGCCGACAAGCTGACGCCGGTAACCTTCCTCAACGTTGATGGCCAGGCGCTAGCGCGCAAAAGCGTCGGCCAGGAGCCCTCGTTTCTGCTTTCCGAAACGCCTGCCATTACCGCTTACTCTGATGCGGGCAGCACGCAAGGGTACGCCTACTTTCGGCTGCGCGGCATCGATCAAACTCGCATCAACACCACACTGAATGGGGTGCCGCTAAACGAGCCAGAAGACCAAGGCGCTTATTTCTCCAACCTTCCGGATATTCTCAATTCCGTTAGTGCCCTGCAGATTCAGCGGGGCGTTGGGACCACGCAAAACGGCACGGCCAGCTACGGCGGGAGCATTCAACTGTTTTCGCCCACGTTGCGAGATTCCGCACGCACCACGCTTGGGGCCGGGTATGGGTCGTACAACAGCTACCGGATTTTCGGGGAGTATGCTAGTGGGCTGCGCAACCAGAAGGCACTCTACGTGCGGGCGTCGGAGCTACATTCGGATGGATATAAAGATAGGTCGGCCAATACCTCGCGCTCGGTGTTTGTGAGCAGCGGACTGTTTCGGGACAAAACGAGCTGGAAGTTCAACCTACTGGCCGGGCATCAGCAAAACCAGTTGGCCTGGCTCGGGGTAGCCGATTCGGTGTTGCAGCGAAACCGCCGGGCCAACGCCAACGGCACCGCCGAAAACGACCGTTTCACGCAAGCGTTGGTGCAGCTGCAAAACGATTGGCAACTAAGCGCTACTTCATTGCTAAGCACTAGTGTGTATTACTCTGCGCTGCGCGGTAACTACGACTTCGACCTCAATAACTTCCTTGGCTTGCCAAGCACCGCCGAGCTGTACAAGTACGCGTTTCAGTCGGGGTGGGCGGGGGCTTTCAGTACGTATACCCGGCGCACCCGGCACCTGACCTGGACCAGTGGCCTGCACGCTAACACCTACCAGCGGCAACATACGGGCACCGAACGAGCATTGGGCCGATTGTACCGCAACACCGGCCGCAAACAGGAACTTAGTGCCTTCAGCAAGTTGGAAGTACAGCTACAGCAATTCACGCTGTTTGCCGACGCGCAGTTCCGTGCCACCTCGTTTCGCTACGAGGGCAGTGTACCGCTCCCCATCATCGACTGGCAGTTTTTCAACCCGAAAGTTGGGGCAAGCTTCGCGTCATCTCCCCGCACCACATTCTACTACAGCCTCGGCCGCACCAGCCGCGAGCCAACCCGCAACGATTTGTTCGGGGCAACGACGACTTGCTAG
- a CDS encoding TonB-dependent receptor domain-containing protein — protein sequence MLADSTGLALVTSSTPESVVDQELGVRHQTDRWQLNLNAYYMDFRNEIVLNGQFGPNGLALTNKVESSLRTGLETSVRYQLTGRFALLNNSAFSYSRIREQRETFEPILTPPLIVNQEVIYQAGRWTAALLGRYQSRSYIDFANSATVDDYILLNARVQYARNGYQVSLFANNLTSAKYFNNGYVEADGTRKYFVQAPVNFYVNAQYTF from the coding sequence TTGCTAGCGGACAGCACCGGGCTAGCCTTGGTAACCAGCTCGACACCAGAGTCAGTAGTGGACCAGGAGCTAGGTGTGCGGCATCAAACCGATAGGTGGCAGCTGAATCTGAATGCCTACTACATGGACTTCCGCAACGAAATCGTGCTGAATGGGCAGTTCGGCCCGAACGGCTTGGCATTAACCAACAAAGTGGAAAGCAGCTTGCGGACCGGGCTGGAAACGTCCGTACGCTACCAGCTTACCGGTCGGTTTGCCCTACTCAACAACTCGGCTTTCAGCTACAGCCGCATTCGGGAACAGCGCGAGACGTTCGAGCCTATCCTCACGCCGCCACTCATCGTCAACCAGGAGGTGATTTACCAAGCCGGCCGCTGGACTGCTGCGCTACTCGGCCGCTACCAGAGCCGCTCCTATATCGATTTTGCCAATTCCGCCACCGTCGACGATTACATCCTGCTGAACGCGCGCGTCCAGTACGCCCGCAATGGCTACCAAGTGTCCTTGTTCGCTAACAACCTCACCAGTGCCAAGTATTTCAACAACGGCTACGTGGAAGCCGATGGCACTCGCAAATACTTCGTGCAGGCGCCGGTGAATTTCTATGTAAACGCGCAATACACTTTCTAG
- a CDS encoding AAA family ATPase codes for MTTFLMGFTKAFVFGKFMPFHKGHAELINFARQHCDHLTVLVCSSDQEQLPGPVRQAWLQNTYAGDAAVRVQLLEYRERELPNTSETSLAVSNVWADKFRQVVPECSLLVTSEPYGELVAARMNIQHLPFDVARETVPIAASIIRQNPVAYWRFLPDSVKPYYVRKVVLLGTESTGKTTLATQLAAHFQASLVEEAGRDLITDSTSFSLADLHRVAQEHARRIAQAQTGPSALVILDTDIHITQSYTKLMFGQELTVLPEVYALNRADLYLYLAADVPYVQDGGRLPNADRLRLDVSHRETLQDYGIKAVEISGTWAQRLQRAIQQVEALLLANSYN; via the coding sequence ATGACCACATTCCTTATGGGTTTCACCAAGGCTTTTGTATTCGGGAAGTTTATGCCCTTTCACAAGGGACACGCGGAGCTTATCAACTTTGCGCGGCAACACTGCGACCACCTGACTGTGCTGGTATGCAGCAGCGACCAAGAGCAACTGCCTGGACCAGTACGGCAAGCGTGGCTACAAAATACCTACGCGGGTGATGCTGCCGTACGGGTTCAACTGCTGGAATATCGAGAAAGAGAACTGCCCAATACCTCGGAAACCTCCTTAGCGGTGTCGAATGTGTGGGCCGATAAATTTCGACAAGTGGTGCCCGAATGCTCGCTCCTCGTGACGTCGGAACCGTATGGGGAGTTGGTGGCGGCGCGCATGAACATTCAGCACCTGCCGTTCGATGTGGCGCGGGAAACGGTACCGATAGCAGCGTCGATTATCCGTCAGAATCCGGTGGCGTACTGGCGCTTTCTGCCCGACAGCGTTAAACCCTACTACGTGCGTAAAGTGGTGTTGCTAGGTACCGAGTCCACTGGCAAAACCACGTTGGCTACTCAACTGGCTGCGCATTTTCAGGCGTCGTTGGTAGAGGAAGCCGGCCGCGACTTAATTACCGATTCCACTAGTTTCAGCTTAGCAGATTTGCACCGCGTGGCGCAGGAACACGCACGCCGCATTGCGCAGGCCCAGACGGGCCCTAGCGCACTCGTTATACTCGACACCGATATCCACATCACCCAATCGTACACCAAGCTGATGTTCGGGCAGGAATTGACGGTGCTACCCGAAGTATACGCCCTCAACCGCGCCGACTTGTATCTGTACTTGGCCGCCGATGTACCCTACGTGCAGGATGGCGGACGGCTCCCGAACGCCGACCGGCTGCGGCTAGATGTCTCGCACCGCGAAACCTTGCAGGACTACGGCATTAAGGCAGTGGAAATCAGTGGGACCTGGGCTCAGCGTTTGCAGCGGGCGATTCAGCAGGTTGAAGCGCTACTGCTTGCTAATAGCTATAACTAG
- a CDS encoding TIGR02117 family protein, whose amino-acid sequence MAGFIKKIAKVAKYTGIGLLGVVALYGVGAIVLSVIPVGTRSTPKPGDIEAYVLSNGVHTDIVVPVQTSQIDWSRTIHYADTPAADTTRQYIGFGWGDKGFYLDTPTWAELKVSTAFRAMFWLGTSAMHTTFHHQPVVGPHCIKIYLTPTEYIRLINFIQKSFRPDAQGQIQHISGHSYGRYDAFYEARRVYNLFYTCNTWANEALKISGQKASLWTPADGGIFWHYR is encoded by the coding sequence ATGGCCGGATTCATCAAGAAAATAGCAAAAGTTGCAAAGTACACGGGCATAGGGCTGTTGGGGGTAGTGGCGTTGTATGGGGTAGGGGCAATAGTATTATCCGTGATACCAGTAGGCACGCGCAGCACCCCCAAACCCGGCGACATTGAAGCGTATGTGTTGTCCAACGGGGTCCACACCGATATAGTAGTGCCGGTTCAAACCAGTCAGATTGATTGGAGCCGTACGATTCACTACGCTGATACACCGGCCGCCGACACAACTCGCCAATACATTGGCTTTGGCTGGGGCGACAAAGGATTTTATTTGGACACGCCCACGTGGGCTGAACTCAAAGTAAGCACGGCTTTCCGAGCTATGTTTTGGCTGGGTACTTCGGCCATGCACACCACGTTTCACCACCAGCCCGTAGTAGGCCCTCACTGCATAAAAATTTATCTAACGCCAACTGAGTATATCCGCCTCATTAACTTCATTCAAAAAAGCTTCCGGCCCGATGCACAAGGCCAAATCCAGCACATCAGCGGGCACAGCTACGGGCGCTACGATGCTTTTTACGAAGCTCGTCGGGTCTACAACCTTTTCTATACTTGCAACACTTGGGCTAATGAAGCTTTAAAAATAAGTGGCCAGAAAGCCAGCCTTTGGACTCCGGCCGACGGCGGTATCTTCTGGCATTATCGATAG
- a CDS encoding carbonic anhydrase encodes MTTYDEIFENNRKWIETHNATGPEFLARLAGDQRPDYLYIGCSDSRVTAEELMGVAPGEVFVHRNIANLVNNIDLNAMSVIEYAVQHLGVKHIVVCGHYGCGGVKAAMQAQDLGIMNPWLRNIRDVYRLHHQELDAIEDTTARYDRLVELNVQEQCVNVIKTAAVQQRYLKHGYPTVHGWVFDLKTGLLKDLKLDFEDILHGIQQIYNLGDKALFETKETPAQEIGTKAVSE; translated from the coding sequence ATGACGACGTACGACGAAATATTCGAGAACAACCGAAAGTGGATTGAAACGCACAACGCTACTGGCCCCGAGTTTCTAGCTCGCTTGGCCGGTGATCAGCGCCCCGACTACCTCTACATCGGCTGCAGCGATTCGCGCGTGACAGCCGAAGAGCTAATGGGCGTGGCGCCCGGTGAAGTATTTGTGCACCGTAACATTGCCAACTTGGTCAACAACATCGACCTCAATGCCATGTCCGTCATTGAGTATGCTGTGCAACATCTAGGGGTCAAACACATTGTGGTGTGTGGACATTACGGCTGCGGGGGTGTTAAGGCCGCTATGCAGGCTCAGGACTTAGGCATCATGAACCCGTGGCTGCGCAATATCCGTGACGTATACCGGCTGCATCACCAGGAGCTAGACGCCATTGAGGATACCACCGCCCGCTACGACCGGTTGGTAGAACTAAACGTGCAGGAACAGTGCGTGAACGTAATCAAAACGGCCGCCGTGCAGCAGCGTTACCTGAAGCACGGTTATCCTACAGTGCACGGTTGGGTGTTCGACTTAAAAACCGGGCTTCTGAAAGACTTGAAGCTGGACTTTGAAGATATCCTGCACGGCATTCAGCAGATATATAATCTCGGCGACAAAGCTTTATTTGAAACCAAGGAAACGCCCGCCCAGGAAATAGGAACCAAGGCAGTTTCGGAATAA
- a CDS encoding S8 family peptidase: MSQLSLVLSSAAGQGAIDAPTTLPGTLVFKIKPEFRPQESSGAVAGPVLDALLHRLGATQVQQKFPNTIRPNYERPGAVDLSLVYQVWFNEEVSISKAQNALLGTGILEYAEPLYYRAPLYLPNDPLADSTVAPGQYHLKKIRAYQAWDLTQGDTTVLIGITDTGFRLSHQDLAGQWQRNYQDPPDGIDNDNDGYVDNYRGWDFADRDNNPAPNSASQPLHGVHTAGAASGRADNGAGIAGVGFKCRFLPLKIYPSTATGTFAGYEAIVYAADHGCKIINMSWGGAGGRSQFEQDAITYAAINRDVVLVASAGNTNAELDFYPASYDHVLSVGWCGATDIRSNSATYSRRIDLIAPGEAIYTTWGDTDADYIRASGSSFSAPLVAGAAALVRARFPQLSSAQVIAQLRATTDNVYNLPGNAAYIGKLGTGRLNVFRAVQANNQHAVRLTQCVFSPAKPIYQLNDTVRLTIEMQNLLQPMQNLTLTVTSLSPYVTVRQGSFTTTGLGTMSRVSNAAAPFQLLVASAAPVNTSVTLRYRLSDPATGYQDDQYATIVINPEYVVLNAGNLAVTLSHRGNLGTDGLGSDKGEGVRYKGGNSMLYEGGLLLGTGTTRISSRLRNDRNSTDVDFYTQAQATLRRQTSINLTATGILRDSLPSATRNRTVGVQVRQQGTSWSQGVERDYVTMEYYIKNVTADTLKPLYAGIFADWDMGDYSHNAVVWDSVRHLSYAYNVNTPNAYVGVQWLRGGTVSSYAIDVNAPVGNAVRLANGFSRAEKMLTLNSGTRQRTAGVAKGTDIAQVVSAVVPSLAPADSVVVTFAIIAAPTLAQLQIAADDAITRYTQSQLLPVKPAVAQVAWQLYPNPTSGQVRVEVSTGFGAKRLEVLSALGQVVKQQAFNTSTATLDLQELPAGVYMVRMQGTTSSLTRRIVLTH; encoded by the coding sequence ATGTCTCAGCTTTCCCTTGTTCTATCATCAGCAGCGGGGCAAGGCGCAATTGATGCCCCCACCACATTGCCTGGCACGCTGGTATTCAAGATCAAGCCCGAGTTCCGTCCTCAAGAATCCTCTGGCGCAGTAGCTGGTCCGGTGCTCGATGCCTTATTGCACCGCCTTGGTGCCACGCAGGTACAGCAAAAGTTTCCTAACACCATACGCCCCAACTACGAACGGCCCGGTGCTGTTGATTTGAGCTTGGTGTACCAAGTGTGGTTCAACGAGGAGGTATCGATAAGCAAGGCGCAAAATGCGCTGCTAGGCACTGGCATACTCGAATACGCCGAACCACTGTATTACCGTGCGCCGCTTTACCTGCCCAACGATCCACTGGCCGATTCTACGGTTGCCCCTGGTCAGTATCACCTTAAAAAAATCCGCGCCTATCAAGCTTGGGATTTAACTCAAGGAGACACCACAGTCTTGATTGGCATTACGGATACCGGTTTTCGGCTTTCCCACCAGGACTTGGCTGGCCAGTGGCAGCGCAACTACCAAGACCCACCCGACGGCATCGACAACGACAACGATGGATACGTTGACAACTACCGCGGCTGGGATTTCGCTGATCGTGACAACAACCCCGCTCCAAACTCAGCATCGCAGCCGCTTCATGGCGTGCACACGGCAGGAGCTGCTTCGGGCCGCGCCGATAACGGAGCTGGTATTGCCGGCGTAGGGTTCAAGTGCCGCTTCTTGCCGCTGAAAATCTATCCAAGCACCGCGACCGGTACCTTCGCTGGATATGAGGCCATCGTATATGCTGCCGATCATGGCTGCAAAATCATCAACATGTCCTGGGGTGGCGCCGGAGGCCGGTCTCAGTTCGAGCAAGATGCCATAACGTACGCGGCCATCAACCGCGACGTGGTGCTAGTAGCATCGGCTGGCAACACCAATGCCGAACTAGACTTCTACCCTGCCAGCTACGACCACGTACTATCAGTTGGCTGGTGCGGAGCTACAGATATCCGCTCGAACAGCGCTACCTATAGCCGACGGATCGATTTGATAGCGCCTGGTGAAGCTATTTATACCACGTGGGGCGACACAGATGCTGATTATATCCGCGCTAGTGGTTCCTCGTTTTCGGCTCCTTTGGTAGCAGGTGCGGCCGCGCTGGTACGCGCCCGGTTTCCGCAGCTTTCGTCGGCGCAAGTAATTGCGCAGCTGCGAGCTACTACTGACAACGTGTATAATCTACCCGGCAACGCCGCTTATATCGGTAAGCTAGGCACCGGCCGCCTGAACGTATTCCGGGCTGTGCAAGCCAACAACCAGCACGCTGTCCGCCTCACGCAGTGCGTATTCAGCCCTGCCAAACCGATATATCAACTCAACGATACTGTTCGGCTGACCATTGAGATGCAGAACCTGCTGCAACCGATGCAAAACCTGACGCTGACTGTTACGTCGCTCTCGCCTTATGTGACCGTGCGGCAGGGCTCGTTTACTACAACAGGGTTAGGCACAATGTCTAGGGTTTCCAATGCGGCTGCGCCGTTCCAACTGCTAGTAGCGTCGGCAGCGCCCGTCAATACGTCCGTGACGTTGCGTTACCGTCTCTCCGACCCAGCTACGGGCTATCAAGATGACCAGTACGCCACCATCGTCATCAACCCGGAATACGTGGTACTTAATGCCGGTAACTTGGCGGTCACCCTTTCGCACCGCGGCAACTTGGGCACCGATGGGCTCGGGTCTGATAAAGGAGAAGGCGTGCGGTACAAAGGCGGCAACTCTATGTTGTACGAAGGCGGCTTATTGCTCGGCACTGGCACTACCCGCATTTCCAGCCGTCTGCGCAACGACCGCAACAGTACGGATGTCGACTTCTACACGCAGGCGCAAGCCACTTTGCGCCGCCAAACCTCTATCAATCTAACGGCTACGGGCATTCTGCGCGACTCTTTGCCGAGCGCAACCCGCAACCGCACCGTAGGGGTGCAGGTGCGCCAGCAAGGAACTTCTTGGTCTCAGGGCGTGGAACGTGACTACGTGACGATGGAATACTACATCAAGAACGTAACTGCCGATACTTTGAAACCTCTCTACGCTGGCATTTTCGCCGACTGGGATATGGGTGACTACAGCCATAACGCAGTGGTTTGGGATTCTGTACGCCACCTTAGCTACGCCTACAACGTGAATACGCCTAATGCGTACGTAGGAGTGCAGTGGCTGCGGGGCGGTACTGTATCGAGCTACGCTATTGATGTAAATGCGCCCGTGGGCAATGCTGTGCGCCTAGCGAATGGATTCAGTCGGGCCGAGAAAATGCTGACGTTGAACAGCGGCACCCGACAACGTACAGCCGGTGTAGCCAAAGGCACTGACATTGCGCAGGTAGTGTCCGCCGTGGTGCCTTCCTTAGCCCCCGCCGATTCGGTGGTCGTCACGTTTGCAATAATAGCGGCACCTACCCTGGCCCAGCTACAGATTGCCGCCGACGATGCCATAACCCGCTATACTCAAAGCCAGTTGCTGCCCGTCAAGCCGGCTGTTGCCCAAGTGGCATGGCAGTTGTACCCCAACCCTACTTCCGGCCAAGTGCGAGTGGAGGTATCAACTGGTTTCGGCGCCAAACGACTAGAGGTGCTAAGCGCCCTAGGTCAAGTAGTAAAGCAACAGGCATTTAATACCTCAACTGCAACGCTGGATTTGCAGGAACTACCAGCCGGGGTATACATGGTGCGCATGCAAGGCACTACCAGTAGCCTAACCCGTCGCATAGTACTGACGCACTAA